A segment of the Candidatus Brevundimonas phytovorans genome:
CATGGGTGAAAAGCCCGACCGGGGCCATACCGCCGACGCCCTGAAGACCGCGCTGGAGGGCACCGATATGGGTTCCGACACCCGCGCCGGATCGCTGCGCGGCGGCTCCGCGTCCGGCTCGGACATCGACCCGGACCAGGACGCGATCAACGAGGCCTTGGCCGCCGAAGGGCTCCGGTCCAAGGGCGAGGGCTCCAAACCGGCAGGCGGCCCGGCCGAGGCGCGCAAGTCGACCGGCCAGCCCGGCGACGATGTGGATGCGCCAACCGGTTGAACCGCCTTGCTGCCGCCGCACGGATGGGCCACGGTGCGGATCAAGTTGAACAGTCTCAAGGACGTAGGCGGGATGAAGCGTAGCGTGGCAGCCGTCGCCGTGGCCCTCACGGTCGGTCTTATCGGATGCGACGAGCGTAGCGAGGCTGCGCCCGAGATCGCCTCCTCCGCCGCCACGCCTGACGCGCCCCCGGTCGCAGCGCCGGTGGCCGCCGCCTCCCCCGCCGACGCCTCCGCCACGACGGTCGGCGCCGCGCCGATCGTGGGCGCGCCGGCCTTCGCCGCCCTCTATCCCGGCGCTCAGGCAGATGGCCCGGCCACCGTGGCCGCCGGCCCTACCGGCCCTGGCGGTCTGATCACCTTCACCACCGACGCCGACCCCGACGCCGTGGTCGCCTTCTATCGCCAGCGCGCCGAGGCCGCCGGCCTGGCCCCGGTCATGGCCATGAACCAGGGCGAGGCCCGCGCCTATGGCGCCGCCGCCCGCAAGGAGAACGGCGCCACGTTGCAGGTCGTCGCCTCGCCGGGCGAAGGCGGACTGACCTCGGTCCAGTTGACCTGGAGCGCCGGGGCCTGATGCGGAGCCGGGGGGCCTTCATCGTCGCCGCCGCCACAGCGGCCCTGCTCTCGGCCTGCGCCGGCACCCCCGCCGCCCTGCGTCCCCAGGCGGTTCAAGCCGCCACCCCCGAAGCCAAGGGCTATCTCAGCGGATCGCTGATCCAGGCCCTGGCCGACGCCACGCCCCCGCCGCCCGTCGCCGGGTCGCCGACCGATCTGGCCGACAAGGCGCGCTCGCACCAGTTCAAGGCGCTGGAAGACAGCGACCGCTGGCTGCTGGCCACCGCCCACGCCGAACTGCGTCCGCCGCTGGCCCTTCAGCATTTTGATTGCGTTCTCGACGTGCGACTGGGCTCGGCGACAACGCCGAACCTGAACCGCCTGATGCAGCGGCTGTTCGACGATTCCGATGCGGCGGCTGAACTGGTCAAGGCGCGCGGCTTCCGCGCCCGCCCCGTCGGCGACGATCCCGAGCGCCGCCCCTGCCAACGCCTGACCGAGGCGGGGCGCAAGAGCGCCTCCTATCCGTCGGGCAGTTCCACCGTCGCCACCGTCTATGGCGAGGCCTTCGCCGCGCTGGAGCCGCAGCGCGCCGCCGAGGTCCGCCGCATCGCCCACGCGATGGGCCTCAGCCGACTGGTTTGCGGCATGCACTATCCCAGCGATGTCGCCGCTGGCGAGGTGCTGGGCAAGGCCGTATTCGAGGCTGCATCCGCTACGCCCGGTTTCGACGCCGATCTGGCCGCCGCCCGCGCTGAACTGACCGCCGCCCGCGCCACCGGCCTGACCAGCCCGGGCTGCGCGTCTGAGCGTCTGGCCTTGGCCACCCCCCTGCCCTGATGGCGGCCTGGCTGGCGGCGCTGTGGCTGAGCGCGTCGCCTGATGTCGGAAGTCTGGGCGCCTGGGCCCTGCCCGCCGCCCGCCGCTGCACCGCCGCTGAATTGGGCGAACTGACCGCCGATGCGACGACACCCTTTCGTCTGACCTGTCGCGCCGTCCTGGCTGGCCAGAGCATCCGCCGTCCCATCCTGATCGAAGGCGCCGAGGCCTCGGGCGCCGGGCTGGACTGCAAGGGCGGGGCGGTCGGTCGCCCCGGCGTCACGACCACC
Coding sequences within it:
- a CDS encoding phosphatase PAP2 family protein — protein: MRSRGAFIVAAATAALLSACAGTPAALRPQAVQAATPEAKGYLSGSLIQALADATPPPPVAGSPTDLADKARSHQFKALEDSDRWLLATAHAELRPPLALQHFDCVLDVRLGSATTPNLNRLMQRLFDDSDAAAELVKARGFRARPVGDDPERRPCQRLTEAGRKSASYPSGSSTVATVYGEAFAALEPQRAAEVRRIAHAMGLSRLVCGMHYPSDVAAGEVLGKAVFEAASATPGFDADLAAARAELTAARATGLTSPGCASERLALATPLP
- a CDS encoding ribonuclease is translated as MADPRTDTEEAREAAAMGEKPDRGHTADALKTALEGTDMGSDTRAGSLRGGSASGSDIDPDQDAINEALAAEGLRSKGEGSKPAGGPAEARKSTGQPGDDVDAPTG